In Massilia sp. METH4, the genomic window GTCGGGCCTGATCATCCCTGATGCCGCCGCCGAGAAGCCGGACCAGGGTGAAGTGCTGGCAGTGGGCAACGGCAAGGTTGCCGACAACGGCACCGTGCGTGCACTGGAAGTGAAAGTCGGCGACCGAGTTCTGTTCGGCAAGTACTCCGGCCAGGCTGTCAAGGTTGACGGCGAAGAACTGCTGGTGATGCGCGAAGAAGACATCCTGGCCGTCGTCAACAAGTAATACGACGCCGTCCCCTTTTGAACAGATTCAGGAGAATTTTACATGGCAGCTAAAGAAGTGATTTTCGGCGACGCAGCGCGCGCCAAGATGGTTGAAGGCGTGAACATTCTGGCCAACGCGGTCAAGGTAACGCTGGGCCCGAAAGGCCGCAACGTGGTGCTGGAGCGCTCGTTCGGCGCCCCGACCGTGACCAAGGACGGTGTCTCGGTCGCCAAGGAAATCGAACTGAAAGACAAGCTCATGAACATGGGCGCGCAGATGGTGAAGGAAGTCGCATCGAAGACCTCCGACAACGCCGGTGACGGCACCACCACCGCGACCGTGCTG contains:
- the groES gene encoding co-chaperone GroES, yielding MNLRPLHDRVIVKRLDQETKTASGLIIPDAAAEKPDQGEVLAVGNGKVADNGTVRALEVKVGDRVLFGKYSGQAVKVDGEELLVMREEDILAVVNK